The following nucleotide sequence is from Halococcus saccharolyticus DSM 5350.
CGCCGCGGCCCAGTCCGAGCCAGAAATCATCCGGCTCGGCGGCGAAATCGCTGGCTGGCAGGGCCGTGCGCCCGACACGATCGCGGGCGAGACCAACCCCACGCTGGACCTCGAACCGGGAACCGACTACCGCGTGGTCTGGGAGAATTTGGATGGGATGGGCCACAACGTCGCGCTGCTCGACGGCGACGGCGCGACGCTCGAACGCACCGAGGTGATGAGCGAGGAGGGCACGACTCAGTCCCTTACGTTCACCGCGCGCGAGGCGATGGCCGAGTACATCTGCGAGCCGCACAGCGGAACGATGCGCGGAGCGCTCGCTGTCGGTGAAGGTTCAGCATCCGAAACCACTACGACGACCGAATCTCCCGGAGACGAGGCTGGATCCGCCGGAAGTGCGGGCGGCCCCGTCCCGCAGGGGCCGACCATCGCGCTCGAAACCGTCGCCGACGGGTTTCAGGTCCCGACCGACTTCGCAACCGCGCCCGGCGACGATCGCCAGTTCGTCGTCGATCTCCCGGGGCAGATCTACACCGTCGCGTCGGGCGGTGGGCGCGGGGAGCCGTTTCTCGATATCAGCGACCGTCTCGCCGAACGTGTCGGCGAGCGTGGACTGCTCGGGCTCGCGTTCCACCCGGATTTCGACGAGAACCGGCGGTTCTACCTGCGCTACAGCGCGCCATTGAGCGAGGACGCCCCCGACGAGTTCTCGCATACGGAGCGACTCTCGGAATTCCGGGTGACAGAGGATGCGACCGGGGTGATCGAGGACTCCGAACGGGTCCTGCTCGCGGTCGACGAACCCACGAAGTTCCACAACGGCGGGGCGCTCGCGTTCGGCCCCGACGACTATCTCTACGTCTCGTACGGTGACGGCGGCGGATCGAGAGACACCGGCCCCGGCCACGCCGCGGACTGGTACGAGGAAAACACGGGTGGTAACGGCCAAGACGTCGGTGAGAACTTGCTGGGATCGATCGTCCGGATCGATGTCGACGGCGAAACGAGCGACAAACCCTACGGGATCCCCGAGGACAACCCGCTGGTGGGCGATGCAGGCCTCGACGAACACTACGCGTGGGGCTTTCGCAACCCCTGGCGGATGGGGTTTTCCGACGGCGATCTCTACGTCGCGGACGTCGGCCAGAGCCGATTCGAGGAAGTCGATCGGGTCGTGAAGGGCGGCAACTACGGCTGGAACGTCAAGGAGGGAACGCACTGTTACAGCACCGCGAATCCGGGAGCGATCCCGGCCGAGTGTCCGGATTCGACACCGCCGGACGTCCGCGGTGGCGAACCGCTCCGCGACCCCGTGATCGAGTATCCACACGCCCGCGATGGCGAGACGATCGGCCTCTCGGTCATCGGCGGGTACGTCTACGACGGCGCGATCGGTTCGCTCGACGGCACCTACGTTTTCGGCGATTACAGCCAAGAGGGGAATCCACAAGGATCGCTGTTCGCCGCCACGCCCAGCGACGAGGGGCTCTGGGAGTTCACAAAGCTCGAAATCGCCGGTGCGGACGACGGCGAGCTCGGTGGCTATCTCATCGATATCGGCCGGGACGACGCCGGCGAACTCTACGCACTCACATCCGCCGGCGACCTCGGCGGCGCAGTCCACAAACTCGTCTCGGCCGACGAATCGATGGGGATGACTGGAAACACGACCACGGGGACTAACGGAACAACGATCAACGGAACGGCGACGGTCAGCGGAACGACGACTGGCGCAGCCGAGACGACGGTCGGATCGACTGACTCGCCAGCGACGGGAACGACGCGTGAAACACCGACCGGGACGGCCGGATCGGCGACCGAAACGACTGCTATGGCGACGGAGACAACCGCGACGACGACCGCCGGGACGAACGCGACGCCATCGGCAGAATCGACGCCGGGAGGAACCGCCGAAGCGAATCCGGACGGAACGAGCGATGCCGAGGGTCCCGGATTCGGCGTTCTCGCTGCACTCGCCGGGCTGGCTGGCGTCGCCGCGCGTCGATTCGTGCGACGATAACAGCCGCGCTCGCGCGGCATCGTCGACCGCTTTGCGTCAGGTCTTTGGTCGAACGACCACTCGTTGGTGGTAGTGACTCACACGACAGCGACGACGGTTGACGCTGCCGAGCAGGATCGTTCGGAAGTGACCCGTCGCCGACTGCTTCGAACGACCGCGGCCGGTGCGGTCGCCGGAGTGGTTGGGTACGGTGGTACCACCACGAGCGCGACCGCACAGGACGGAGGTCCCGTTCCGACGGGGCCGACCGTCGCGCTCGAACCGATCGCCGAGGGGTTCGAGATGCCGGTCGACTTCGCGACACCCTCTGGCGACGGCCGCCAGTTCGTGGTCGATCGACCGGGACAGATCTACGCCGTCGGCCCGGACGGCCGGCGTGAGGAGCCGTTCCTTGACGTCAGCGGTCGGATGACGCCCGTCGAAGGTGAACAGGGGTTGCTCGGGCTCGCGTTCCATCCCGATTTCGGGACGAACGGGCGGTTTTACCTGCGCTACAGCGCGCCACCGACCGACGCGACGCCCGATAGCCACTCCCACACAGCGGTGCTCGCCGAGTTCCGTGCGAACGGCGACCGGACCGCCGCACGACCCGACTCGGAACGTCGGCTGCTCGAAGTCCCCGAACCCCAGAGCAATCACAACGCGGGCGCGCTCGCGTTCGGTCCCGACGGCTACCTCTACGTCCCGTTCGGCGACGGCGGCGCGGCCAACGATGTCGGCACCGGCCACGCCGACGACTGGTACGACGCGAACGACGGCGGCAACGGTCAGGACGTCACCGAGAACCTCCTCGGATCGATCGTCCGGATCGACGTCGATAGTCGGGCGGGAGACAAGCCGTACGGAATCCCCGACGACAATCCGCTGGTGGGCGATGCAGGCCTCGACGAACAGTTCGCGTGGGGCTTTCGCAACCCCTGGCGGATGGGATTCAGCGATGGCACCTTGTACGTCGGCGATGTCGGCCAGAACCGCTACGAGGAGGTCGATCGGGTCGTGAAGGGTGGCAACTACGGCTGGAACGTGAAGGAAGGAACCCACTGTTTCAGTACGGGCGAGGAGTCGACCGAGTGTCCCGACACGACACCGCAGAACGTCCGCGGTGGCGAACCGCTTCGCGACCCCGTGATCGAGTACCCACACGCCCGCGACGGCGAGACGATCGGTATTTCGGTCATCGGCGGGTACGTCTACGACGGCGCGATCGGTTCGCTCGGCGGTCAGTACGTCTTCGGCGACTACAGCCAGGACGGCAGTCCACGAGGCTCGCTGTTCGCTGCCACGCCCAGCGACGAGGGGCTCTGGGAGTTCGAGAAGCTCACGATTGCGGGTGCGGACGACGGCGAGCTCGGCGGCTACTTGCTCGATGTGGGTCGGGACGACGCCGGCGAACTCTACGCACTGACGGCCGGTGGCGATCTCGGCGGTGCAGTCCACAAGCTCGTCTCGCCCGGCGAATCGACAGGGATGGTCGAAAATGCGACCGGGAGCGCAAACGGAACGGCCGGCGGGACGAACGCAACGGCCGAAACGACACCGGGAAGCGAATCGAACGGAAGCGGCGCGGGCGGTGCGGATGCTGCGGCCGGAACAGCTGGAACGAACGGGACGGGTGGAGCGAACGGGACAGCGGCGGGTGAGGAAGGAGCCGAGACCGGAACGAGCACCGGCTCGGGGCCGGGGTTCGGTGCGATCGCGGTGCTTTCGGGCCTCGCGAGCGTCGTCGCCTACCTGCTCGCGGGCGACGAGTGATCAGGACTCCGCGCGCTCGACCGCCGCCCGTGCCCGGCGCTCGGCCGTCTCGCGGACCGCATCGGCGTCGAGCGTCAACACCTCACGATCACGCATCAGCACTCGGCCGTCACAGACCGTGTGGCGCACGTCGGCCGCAGTGACGGCGTAGACGAGGTGGCTCACGAGATCGTGGTGTGGCGTGAGGTGCGGTGTGTCGAGGTCGACGACGGCGAGGTCGGCGTTTTTCCCCTCGGCGATTCGTCCGGAGTCGAAGCCCGCGACTGCGGCGCTCCCGGCGGTCGCCATTCCGAACGCCGTCGGGGCGTCGACCGCACTCGCGTCTCCCGCGGCGAGCTTGCCGACCATCGCGGCGTCGCGCAGCTCGTCGAACATCGAGAGATCGTTGTTCGAGGCCGCGCCGTCGGTGCCGATTCCCACCGTGACGCCAGCGTCGACCATCGCCTGGACCGGCGCGATCCCGCTCGCGAGCTTCATGTTCGAGGCGGGGCAGTGGACCACGCCCGCACCGCGCTCGGCAAGGATGTCGATCTCGCGTTCGTCACAGTGGGTCCCGTGGGCGATGAAGTCACGTTCTTCGAGCAGCCCGTGCTCCACAGCGTACGCGAGCGGGCGTTCGTCGTGCTCGTCGACGATCGGCTTGACTTCCCCCGTCGTTTCGTTCGCGTGGATGTGGATCGGCACACCTGCCTCGCGCACTCGGGGAACGAACGCATCGAGCTCCCTCCCGTCGACGGTCGTGAGGCTGTGGGGCATGAACGCGGTCGAGACCCGGCCGTCGGCCGCGCCGTCGTACTCCTGGGCCACCCGGAGTCCCGCTTCGAGCTCCTCGCGGGCGGCCTTCTCGTCCTTCCCGACGGTGACCGAGCCGTAGCCGACGCGGGCCCGGAGACCCGCACGATCGACGGCGTCGACGATCGCCCCGACATCGAAGTACATGTCACAGAACCCCGTCGTTCCCGACCGGATCATCTCCACCAGCCCGAGTTCGGCCCCCGCGCGGACGTCTTCGGGTTCGAGGACGTCCTCGATCGGCCAGATGTCCTCGCGGAGCCACGCGTGGAGCGGCTTGTCGTCGGCGTACCCTCGGAGGAGCGCCATCGCAACGTGGGTGTGGGCGTTCACGAGTCCCGGAATCACGAGACCGTCGGTGACGTCGAGCGACGTATCGCCCGCTGGGACGTCGCCGACGGCGAGGATTTCGCCGGTCCCCTGGTCGGCGAGGACGTCCGCGCGTTCGACGGTCATATCGGGGCGGAGCACGCGCCCGCCGACGATTTCGAGCGTCGTCATACCGGTCGTTTCGGCCCCGGTGGTGTCAATTTACGGGTTCGTCGTCGACAGAGGGATGTCCGATCGGTTCACGCACCAGTCACGTCCCGATCGGCGGGCGAACCGGCGTCGAACTCCCGGACCAACTCGTCGAGGACGGCTGGATCGTCGTGACCCGGCAACGGATTGTCGGCGGTCCGACACGCGGCGTCGACGCCCAACCGTTCGCAGACGTGATCCGCGACCGCTTCGGCCATCCGCCGGTGGGTGGTGAGCTTCCCACCGACGATGCTGGTGAACCCCTCGGTGTCGTCGCGCTCCTCGTTATCCAGTAGGAAGAAATCCCGCGAGATAGCGCGTGCGCCCTCGCCTGCCGCCGTCGGATCGTAGAGCGGTCTGACGCCCCAGTAGGTGCGTGCGGGCTCGCGGCCGTCGAGCGCCGGCACCATCGCGGCACACTCGTCGATCATCCGTTCGATCGCTCTCTCCGGCTGTGGATACTCGTCGGGGTCGTCGACCGCGACGCTGGTGGTGCCGAGCACTACCTGGTTCTCGTGTGGGACCACGATGTCGCCGTCGGCCGGCTCCCGGCAGCGGTTGAGTACGGTGTCGAGCCCCTCGTTCTCGACCGCGACCATGACGCCGCGCGTCGGGCTCATCTTCAGGTCGATCCCCGCGAGTGCGGCACATTCGCCGGCCCACGCGCCTGTCGCGTTCACGATGTGGTCGGCGACGATCCGGTCGTCGACCGTCCCGCCGATCGATGCGGCGGTGATCGTCTCGTCCGTGGCTCCGTCCGCGGCCGTGTCAGCGTCGCCGTGGAGGTCGGTCACGGGGGCGTCGGTGTGGATCGCGGCCCCGTGATCGCGGGCGCTCTGTGCGGTCGCGGCGACCAGCCGCGAGGGGTACGCCACGGCGTCAGGGACCCGCATGACGCGCTCGATCTCGGGCGAGAGTTCCGGGATAGCCTCCCGTGCCGCCGACCCGGATCGAACGTCGACCTCGATCCCGAGGTCACGGCACGCATCGCGCTTCGCCGCGAAGTAGTCGGGATCGTCGCCCGGAAGCTGGACGAAGTAGCCGCCGGTGTCGCGGAGACAGTCGCCGGCGATCTCCCGGAGCACGCGGTTTTCGGCAATGCACGCCGCGGCCCCGTCGGCGTCGGCCTCGGCGTAGCGCGCCCCGCTGTGGAGCAGTCCGTGCGAGCGGCCGGTGGTTCCACCGGAGAGGCCGTCACGCTCGGCGAGCACGACGTCGACGCCACGCATCGCGAGATCACGCGCGACGCCGACGCCAGTGGCCCCGCCGCCGATCACGAGCACGTCGGTTGGTACGGACACGACCTCAGTAGGGTTCGACGCCACTTCACTCCGTCAGTCACGGAAGGACGGTGCGTCGTTCGTGGCATCACTCGATGGCCCCACATCACGCCGATGACACCGTATCGTCGACCAACGCCCCCTCAAGGAGTTCGAGCGGATGGCGGATCTCGTAGCCGGTGCCGTGTTCCATCTGCATCGCGCAGGTCGGACACTCGGTCATCCCGGTCTCACCCGTAGCGCTCTCCATGTGCTCGAACATCTCTTCGCCGATTTCCATCGAGTAGTCGTACTTCTCCTCTTTCCAACCGTAGGTGCCCGAAATTCCCGAACAGGAGTCGCCGACATCCTCGACCGTCGCACCGTCGAGATCGGCAAAGAGTTCGATCGCCTGCCGATCGAGTCCCTGGTTCCTGGCGTGACACGGCGCGTGGTAGGCGAACTCGCTCGCGTCGACTTCGGCCTCGGCGAGCGCGCCCTCCAGATCCTCGTGGAGGCGGAGATACTCGACGGCCTCGTAGGTGTGGGCGGCGACCGAGTCGATTCCGTCGAGATCGAACAGTTCTGGGTACTCCTGGCGCAGCGCCATCGAACAGGAGGTACAGGAAGCGACGATGTCAGCCCCGTTCTCGATCGCCGCCGCGAGGTTCTCGACGTTGGTCACCGCGTGTCGCCTGGCGTCGGTGAGCATTCCGTTGGCAAACATCGGCGTGCCCGAACACTTCTGGGGCGGGACCAGCACCTCGTACCCGAACTCCTCGAACACGTGGACCATCGCTTTGGCGACCTCGGGCGTGTTGAAGTTCGAGTAGCAGCCGTGGAAGTACGCGACCTGCTTGTCGGGGTTCTCGACGTGTGCGCCGCCGCGTTCGACCCACCACTCCCGGAAGGTCTGGTCGGCGAATTCGGGGAATTCGCGCTCTTTCGTGACGCCGAGCGTCTCCTCCATGAGCCAGCGTGCGGGGCCGAAGTTCATCGCGCGGTTCGCGAGCCACGGGACCTTCGAGGCGAGCCACGCCGACGCCCGGTAGTTCGCGAGGACGCGATTTCGGACCCGTTCGACGAACCCCTCGCGTCCGTCGCGGACGATCGAGAGCGCCTCGCGTGGCTCGCCACGCCGGAGGGCGGCGAGCGCCTCGCGCCCGAACCGCTGGCTCTCGACGTACTCCCCGCGAGCGGTGTTGTGCATCTGACTCAGCGGGACCGAAGAGGGACAGGCGTCGTCACACCGCATGCAGTTCGAACAGCCTTTGATCGAGTCGTCGATGTCGTGGCCCTCCTTGCGCTTCAGCCGCCACTGTTCGGGCCCTTGAAACTTCGGCCCCGGGAACTCGTCGTCGACCTCGGCGACCGGACAGGACGTATCGCACGTCGAACACTTGTAGCAGTCGTCGGATCCGGGACGGAGATCCATGTTGGTCGTCTCGAACACCTGTACCGGCTCGAACTCGTCCGTGGAATCTGCATCACTCATTGTGGTACCCGTCGAATCACACCG
It contains:
- a CDS encoding PQQ-dependent sugar dehydrogenase, which gives rise to MTGDPRNTDVHQASRRRFLGAAAAGALAGVGGLGSAAAQSEPEIIRLGGEIAGWQGRAPDTIAGETNPTLDLEPGTDYRVVWENLDGMGHNVALLDGDGATLERTEVMSEEGTTQSLTFTAREAMAEYICEPHSGTMRGALAVGEGSASETTTTTESPGDEAGSAGSAGGPVPQGPTIALETVADGFQVPTDFATAPGDDRQFVVDLPGQIYTVASGGGRGEPFLDISDRLAERVGERGLLGLAFHPDFDENRRFYLRYSAPLSEDAPDEFSHTERLSEFRVTEDATGVIEDSERVLLAVDEPTKFHNGGALAFGPDDYLYVSYGDGGGSRDTGPGHAADWYEENTGGNGQDVGENLLGSIVRIDVDGETSDKPYGIPEDNPLVGDAGLDEHYAWGFRNPWRMGFSDGDLYVADVGQSRFEEVDRVVKGGNYGWNVKEGTHCYSTANPGAIPAECPDSTPPDVRGGEPLRDPVIEYPHARDGETIGLSVIGGYVYDGAIGSLDGTYVFGDYSQEGNPQGSLFAATPSDEGLWEFTKLEIAGADDGELGGYLIDIGRDDAGELYALTSAGDLGGAVHKLVSADESMGMTGNTTTGTNGTTINGTATVSGTTTGAAETTVGSTDSPATGTTRETPTGTAGSATETTAMATETTATTTAGTNATPSAESTPGGTAEANPDGTSDAEGPGFGVLAALAGLAGVAARRFVRR
- a CDS encoding FAD-dependent oxidoreductase, with the translated sequence MSVPTDVLVIGGGATGVGVARDLAMRGVDVVLAERDGLSGGTTGRSHGLLHSGARYAEADADGAAACIAENRVLREIAGDCLRDTGGYFVQLPGDDPDYFAAKRDACRDLGIEVDVRSGSAAREAIPELSPEIERVMRVPDAVAYPSRLVAATAQSARDHGAAIHTDAPVTDLHGDADTAADGATDETITAASIGGTVDDRIVADHIVNATGAWAGECAALAGIDLKMSPTRGVMVAVENEGLDTVLNRCREPADGDIVVPHENQVVLGTTSVAVDDPDEYPQPERAIERMIDECAAMVPALDGREPARTYWGVRPLYDPTAAGEGARAISRDFFLLDNEERDDTEGFTSIVGGKLTTHRRMAEAVADHVCERLGVDAACRTADNPLPGHDDPAVLDELVREFDAGSPADRDVTGA
- a CDS encoding anaerobic glycerol-3-phosphate dehydrogenase subunit C, whose protein sequence is MSDADSTDEFEPVQVFETTNMDLRPGSDDCYKCSTCDTSCPVAEVDDEFPGPKFQGPEQWRLKRKEGHDIDDSIKGCSNCMRCDDACPSSVPLSQMHNTARGEYVESQRFGREALAALRRGEPREALSIVRDGREGFVERVRNRVLANYRASAWLASKVPWLANRAMNFGPARWLMEETLGVTKEREFPEFADQTFREWWVERGGAHVENPDKQVAYFHGCYSNFNTPEVAKAMVHVFEEFGYEVLVPPQKCSGTPMFANGMLTDARRHAVTNVENLAAAIENGADIVASCTSCSMALRQEYPELFDLDGIDSVAAHTYEAVEYLRLHEDLEGALAEAEVDASEFAYHAPCHARNQGLDRQAIELFADLDGATVEDVGDSCSGISGTYGWKEEKYDYSMEIGEEMFEHMESATGETGMTECPTCAMQMEHGTGYEIRHPLELLEGALVDDTVSSA
- a CDS encoding amidohydrolase, which produces MTTLEIVGGRVLRPDMTVERADVLADQGTGEILAVGDVPAGDTSLDVTDGLVIPGLVNAHTHVAMALLRGYADDKPLHAWLREDIWPIEDVLEPEDVRAGAELGLVEMIRSGTTGFCDMYFDVGAIVDAVDRAGLRARVGYGSVTVGKDEKAAREELEAGLRVAQEYDGAADGRVSTAFMPHSLTTVDGRELDAFVPRVREAGVPIHIHANETTGEVKPIVDEHDERPLAYAVEHGLLEERDFIAHGTHCDEREIDILAERGAGVVHCPASNMKLASGIAPVQAMVDAGVTVGIGTDGAASNNDLSMFDELRDAAMVGKLAAGDASAVDAPTAFGMATAGSAAVAGFDSGRIAEGKNADLAVVDLDTPHLTPHHDLVSHLVYAVTAADVRHTVCDGRVLMRDREVLTLDADAVRETAERRARAAVERAES
- a CDS encoding PQQ-dependent sugar dehydrogenase, whose product is MTHTTATTVDAAEQDRSEVTRRRLLRTTAAGAVAGVVGYGGTTTSATAQDGGPVPTGPTVALEPIAEGFEMPVDFATPSGDGRQFVVDRPGQIYAVGPDGRREEPFLDVSGRMTPVEGEQGLLGLAFHPDFGTNGRFYLRYSAPPTDATPDSHSHTAVLAEFRANGDRTAARPDSERRLLEVPEPQSNHNAGALAFGPDGYLYVPFGDGGAANDVGTGHADDWYDANDGGNGQDVTENLLGSIVRIDVDSRAGDKPYGIPDDNPLVGDAGLDEQFAWGFRNPWRMGFSDGTLYVGDVGQNRYEEVDRVVKGGNYGWNVKEGTHCFSTGEESTECPDTTPQNVRGGEPLRDPVIEYPHARDGETIGISVIGGYVYDGAIGSLGGQYVFGDYSQDGSPRGSLFAATPSDEGLWEFEKLTIAGADDGELGGYLLDVGRDDAGELYALTAGGDLGGAVHKLVSPGESTGMVENATGSANGTAGGTNATAETTPGSESNGSGAGGADAAAGTAGTNGTGGANGTAAGEEGAETGTSTGSGPGFGAIAVLSGLASVVAYLLAGDE